In the genome of Indicator indicator isolate 239-I01 chromosome 8, UM_Iind_1.1, whole genome shotgun sequence, one region contains:
- the RHOH gene encoding rho-related GTP-binding protein RhoH, with translation MLDSVKCVLVGDSAVGKTSLLIRFTSDTFPDDYRPTVYENTGVDVFLDGVQISLGLWDTSGSDAFKGIRPLSYQQADVVLMCYSVANHNSFLNLRNKWIGEIRSHLPCTPVLVVATQTDQRDVGTSRSPCISPMDGKRLAQDVRAKGYLECSALSNRGVQQVFECAVRTAVNQAKKQNRRKLFSVNDCKIF, from the coding sequence ATGCTGGATTCAGTCAAGTGTGTCTTGGTGGGAGACTCTGCGGTGGGGAAAACCTCTCTCTTGATACGTTTCACCTCCGACACTTTCCCAGATGACTACAGGCCCACCGTGTACGAGAACACTGGTGTGGACGTCTTCCTGGACGGTGTGCAGATCAGCCTGGGGCTTTGGGACACTTCTGGCAGCGATGCCTTCAAAGGCATTCGCCCTCTCTCGTACCAGCAGGCAGACGTGGTACTCATGTGCTACTCGGTGGCAAACCACAACTCCTTTCTGAACCTGAGGAACAAATGGATCGGCGAGATCCGCAGCCACCTGCCCTGCACCCCTGTCCTGGTAGTGGCTACTCAGACTGACCAGCGTGACGTGGGCACTTCCCGCTCGCCCTGCATCAGCCCCATGGACGGGAAGCGGCTGGCGCAGGACGTGCGAGCCAAGGGCTACCTGGAGTGCTCTGCCCTCAGCAACCGCGGCGTGCAGCAGGTGTTCGAGTGCGCCGTGAGGACGGCAGTCAACCAAGCCAAAAAGCAGaacaggaggaagctcttctcCGTGAACGACTGCAAGATCTTCTGA